A region of Nostoc sp. 'Peltigera membranacea cyanobiont' N6 DNA encodes the following proteins:
- a CDS encoding DUF6825 family protein — protein MSNPLVQAFFVGRAVAEVVNERLEVALTDALSDLGKFDAEAREQLRQFTEEVLERANRSAESANSGQATTGSGQTTSDSGDLQADIDELRAEIALLRTELQHYRRTSA, from the coding sequence ATGAGTAACCCACTAGTACAAGCCTTTTTCGTAGGCAGAGCAGTAGCCGAAGTAGTGAATGAGCGTTTAGAGGTCGCCTTGACCGATGCTTTGAGCGATCTGGGCAAATTTGATGCAGAAGCTAGAGAGCAGTTACGCCAGTTTACAGAAGAAGTCCTAGAGCGGGCAAATCGGTCAGCAGAATCAGCTAATTCTGGCCAAGCTACTACAGGTAGTGGACAAACCACTTCTGATTCAGGTGACTTGCAAGCAGATATTGATGAATTACGAGCAGAAATTGCCCTGTTACGAACAGAATTGCAACATTATCGCCGAACTTCTGCATAA
- a CDS encoding alkaline phosphatase D family protein encodes MELIDGTRLLANRCRRRSFLLGAGFLTGLTIASQWHPVLANSRFSGYPFSLGVASGDPLPDGVVIWTRLAPNPLSGGGMPLVNVPVRWQVALDENMRQVVRRGTVLATPELAHSVHVDVRGLDPDRWYWYQFQAGREASPIGRTRTAPAFYSYTQQLNFAFVSCQDWQNGYYTAYRHLAEENLDLVVHLGDYIYEYGPQSGGPRQHNSPEIITLADYRDRYALYRTDESLQAAHAAFPWIVTWDDHEVDNNYANLTPEDNQTQEAFKKRRANAYQAYYEHMPLRESSLPKGPDALLYRRLTFGNLAEFNVLDTRQYRTNQPCDDGLKPRCAGAFDPNATMTGSEQEQWLRKGLDRSRSRWNIIAQQVMFGQYNFNSSPGSPGVFNMDQWDGYVAARNRLLNFLNQRKPSNPVVISGDIHSSWVHDLKLDFNNPNSTTVGTEFVGTSITSDFPTSFIAPVQAALPNNPHTKFFDGAYRGYVRCKLTPECWQSDYRVVSSIVDLNASVKTLASFVVQNGQPGAHLS; translated from the coding sequence ATGGAACTTATAGATGGCACGCGCCTCCTAGCAAATCGGTGTAGACGGCGGAGTTTTTTGTTGGGTGCAGGATTCTTAACGGGGTTAACAATCGCTAGCCAATGGCATCCCGTATTAGCTAACTCAAGGTTTTCCGGCTATCCCTTCAGTCTTGGTGTTGCCTCTGGCGATCCTTTGCCGGATGGTGTTGTCATCTGGACACGACTGGCTCCAAACCCACTCTCTGGAGGTGGAATGCCATTGGTAAATGTGCCAGTGCGGTGGCAAGTTGCCCTTGATGAAAACATGAGACAGGTTGTGCGTCGAGGAACAGTGCTAGCAACGCCAGAGTTAGCGCACTCAGTCCACGTTGATGTCCGTGGGTTAGATCCTGACCGTTGGTACTGGTATCAATTTCAAGCGGGTAGGGAAGCTAGCCCCATTGGGCGGACTCGCACAGCACCAGCATTTTATAGCTATACCCAACAACTAAACTTTGCTTTTGTCTCCTGTCAAGACTGGCAAAATGGCTACTATACGGCTTATCGGCATTTGGCTGAAGAAAATCTCGACCTTGTGGTTCATCTAGGCGATTACATCTATGAATACGGGCCACAATCTGGTGGACCACGCCAGCATAACAGTCCAGAAATCATCACTCTTGCAGATTACCGCGATCGCTACGCCCTGTACAGAACAGACGAGAGTCTCCAAGCTGCTCATGCTGCTTTTCCCTGGATTGTCACTTGGGACGATCATGAAGTTGACAACAACTACGCTAACTTAACCCCCGAAGATAACCAAACCCAAGAGGCTTTTAAGAAACGCCGAGCTAATGCGTACCAAGCTTACTACGAACACATGCCTCTACGTGAATCTTCGCTGCCGAAAGGGCCAGATGCACTACTTTATCGGCGGTTGACTTTCGGTAATTTAGCCGAGTTCAATGTCCTAGATACCAGACAATACCGCACTAACCAACCTTGTGATGATGGACTAAAGCCTCGCTGCGCCGGAGCTTTTGATCCAAATGCTACCATGACCGGCTCAGAACAAGAGCAGTGGCTACGAAAAGGTTTAGATCGGTCGCGATCGCGCTGGAATATAATTGCTCAACAGGTTATGTTCGGCCAATACAATTTTAATAGTAGTCCAGGCTCCCCCGGGGTATTCAATATGGATCAGTGGGATGGCTACGTGGCTGCACGGAATCGACTATTAAATTTTCTCAACCAGCGTAAACCTTCTAATCCAGTAGTGATTAGCGGAGACATTCACTCTAGTTGGGTACACGATCTGAAGCTTGATTTTAATAACCCCAACTCAACAACGGTAGGCACTGAGTTCGTCGGAACCTCAATTACTTCTGACTTTCCCACATCATTTATTGCTCCAGTTCAAGCTGCTCTACCCAACAATCCCCATACTAAGTTCTTTGATGGTGCTTACCGAGGATACGTCCGTTGCAAACTTACCCCAGAATGCTGGCAAAGTGACTACCGGGTTGTCTCAAGCATCGTTGATTTGAATGCCTCTGTCAAAACCCTAGCTTCCTTTGTAGTCCAAAACGGACAACCAGGAGCGCATCTAAGTTAA
- a CDS encoding CBS domain-containing protein: MDLILCHTTADFDALGAAVGLTRLLPGSKIVLTGGSHPPVRDFLALHRDEYPLIERRSVNPEKIRSLTVVDTQQRDRLGKAAEWLDLPHLGEIIVYDHHLGQESDIAATRSHISSVGATTTLIVEQLQQQQVSLSSAEATVMALGIHVDTGSLTFDQSTPRDALALAWLMQQGASLSVISNYRDPGLSLQLQQLLTEALENLEYLCLRGYTVAWVTLKTDAFVPGLSSLTSQLVELTEIDALLLANEYLGKGDSSLSVIGRSQIPKTNLNLLFQLLGGGGHSQAASLNLRGVDSQAILKQLLDGIKAQIPHPPTARDLMSSPVRTILPETTIAEAQRILLRYGHSGLSVVDTQGQLVGIISRRDIDIALHHGFSHAPVKGYMTRNLKTITPDTTLPQIESLMVTYDIGRLPVLENEQLVGLVTRTDVLRELHQERDENGEGTEERQKSNINLPQLQNKLAPQLWQLLTIASQEAEKRGWHLYLVGGAVRDLLLAETAGSLMIKDIDLVVDGFHKSADVGAGVELAKALQQLYPAARLEIHGAFQTAALLWHKDPEFDSLWVDIATARTEFYPYPAANPEVEASSIRQDLYRRDFTINAIALRLTSPRSGELLDFFGGLLDLQAKQIRVLYPNSFIEDPTRIYRGVRFAVRFGFEIEPQTEEFIRYAINSGVYDRTAQENSKTPALQTRLKTELKHILEAPYWKSALQLLDNLGALQCIHPTLKLDALLLRQLRLLERCLRRFDAEQTLIHWQIRLEALIAHLAPEYRVKVAQNLQLQEDSIVRLKKLTQSFSQVIKSLPTLQRPSQVVQLLRQYDLPMLILIALPSPREIRHQIWEYLTVWANVQPLLNGNDLKKLGYKPGPQYRQILDDVVAATLDGVIKDRVEAEEFLAKHYSL; this comes from the coding sequence ATGGATTTAATTCTTTGCCACACAACAGCAGATTTTGACGCACTAGGAGCAGCTGTAGGGTTAACGCGCCTACTACCAGGAAGTAAGATTGTGCTGACTGGCGGTTCTCACCCTCCTGTACGGGACTTTTTAGCATTGCATCGGGATGAATATCCGCTAATTGAACGCCGTTCGGTGAATCCTGAAAAAATTCGTTCTCTGACTGTAGTGGATACGCAACAGCGCGATCGCTTGGGTAAAGCTGCTGAATGGTTAGATTTACCCCATCTTGGAGAGATTATAGTTTATGACCATCACTTAGGACAAGAGTCAGATATTGCCGCGACGCGATCGCATATTTCTTCAGTAGGAGCCACCACAACTTTAATTGTGGAGCAATTGCAACAACAGCAAGTTTCCCTGAGTTCTGCCGAAGCAACTGTAATGGCTTTAGGTATTCACGTTGACACTGGCTCCTTAACATTTGACCAGTCCACACCACGGGATGCCTTAGCTTTGGCTTGGTTGATGCAACAAGGTGCGAGTTTATCGGTAATTTCTAACTACCGTGACCCTGGCTTGTCTTTGCAATTGCAGCAGTTATTAACTGAGGCATTGGAAAATTTAGAATATCTTTGTCTGCGTGGATATACGGTTGCTTGGGTAACTCTTAAAACAGATGCTTTTGTGCCGGGGTTGTCGAGTCTGACATCGCAACTAGTGGAATTAACTGAAATTGATGCCCTACTGTTGGCTAATGAGTATCTAGGTAAAGGGGATTCAAGCTTAAGTGTGATTGGGCGATCGCAAATTCCCAAAACAAATCTTAACCTATTATTCCAACTTCTAGGAGGCGGGGGTCATTCGCAAGCCGCATCGCTAAACCTAAGAGGAGTTGATTCACAAGCAATATTAAAACAACTCCTTGACGGGATAAAAGCGCAAATTCCCCATCCCCCCACCGCGAGGGATTTGATGTCTTCTCCTGTCCGCACGATTCTGCCTGAAACCACAATTGCCGAAGCCCAGCGCATTTTATTACGCTATGGACACTCTGGTTTATCTGTAGTCGATACTCAAGGGCAACTAGTAGGCATTATTTCGCGCCGAGATATTGATATCGCCTTACACCACGGCTTTAGTCATGCGCCAGTCAAGGGCTACATGACAAGAAATCTTAAAACAATTACACCAGATACAACACTGCCACAAATTGAGTCGCTAATGGTGACTTATGATATCGGGCGCTTACCAGTATTGGAAAATGAGCAGTTAGTTGGTCTTGTTACTCGTACTGATGTCTTGCGGGAATTACATCAGGAAAGGGATGAAAACGGAGAAGGGACAGAAGAGAGACAGAAAAGTAATATTAATCTCCCGCAATTGCAAAATAAACTTGCTCCTCAGTTATGGCAATTACTCACCATCGCATCGCAAGAAGCCGAAAAACGGGGTTGGCATCTTTATCTTGTCGGGGGTGCGGTGCGGGATTTGCTGTTAGCTGAGACAGCAGGTAGCTTGATGATTAAAGATATTGACCTAGTAGTTGATGGCTTTCACAAATCAGCAGATGTTGGCGCTGGTGTGGAACTAGCAAAAGCACTCCAACAACTTTACCCTGCGGCTCGTTTAGAAATCCACGGGGCTTTTCAAACTGCTGCTTTGTTGTGGCACAAAGACCCAGAATTCGATTCGCTATGGGTAGATATTGCCACGGCTAGAACAGAGTTTTATCCTTACCCGGCGGCGAATCCAGAAGTTGAGGCGAGTTCGATTCGTCAAGACTTGTATCGTCGAGATTTTACCATTAATGCGATCGCTTTGCGGCTCACCTCTCCCCGCTCTGGTGAATTACTCGATTTTTTTGGCGGTTTACTCGATTTACAAGCTAAACAAATTCGGGTTTTATACCCCAACAGCTTTATCGAAGATCCTACCCGCATTTATCGCGGCGTGCGCTTTGCCGTGCGCTTCGGATTTGAAATTGAACCGCAAACTGAAGAGTTTATCCGCTATGCCATCAACAGTGGCGTTTACGATCGCACTGCTCAAGAGAATAGCAAAACTCCAGCCCTGCAAACTAGACTAAAAACAGAATTAAAACACATCCTAGAAGCCCCTTATTGGAAATCAGCTTTGCAGTTACTCGATAACTTAGGGGCATTGCAATGTATTCATCCTACCCTCAAGTTAGATGCTTTACTCCTGCGGCAATTACGTTTGTTAGAACGTTGTTTGCGACGATTTGATGCTGAACAAACTCTCATTCACTGGCAAATACGTCTAGAAGCATTAATCGCCCACCTAGCACCTGAATATCGGGTTAAAGTAGCACAAAATCTGCAATTACAAGAGGATAGTATTGTTAGGTTGAAAAAGTTAACCCAAAGCTTTAGTCAAGTAATAAAATCTTTACCCACTTTGCAACGCCCTAGTCAAGTAGTGCAGTTGCTTCGACAGTACGACTTACCAATGCTGATTTTAATTGCTTTGCCAAGTCCGCGAGAAATTAGACATCAAATTTGGGAATATTTAACAGTTTGGGCGAATGTGCAGCCTCTTTTGAATGGCAATGATTTAAAGAAACTTGGTTACAAACCAGGGCCACAGTATCGGCAAATATTAGATGATGTAGTTGCTGCTACCTTGGATGGAGTGATTAAAGATAGGGTTGAGGCTGAAGAGTTTTTAGCCAAGCATTATTCTCTGTAA
- the ribH gene encoding 6,7-dimethyl-8-ribityllumazine synthase — MAVFEGTFTQTEPFRFAVVIGRFNDLVTGKLLEGCQDCLKRHGVDPNPQGNQVDYVWVPGSFEVPLVARQLALSHRYDAVICLGAVIRGQTPHFDYVSAEVSKGIAAASFQTGVPVIFGILTVDTMQQALERAGIKGNHGWDYAMNALEMASLMRQLRSNLAEPYSRNSQSLPASFQSASIGNLTAESEELG, encoded by the coding sequence ATGGCAGTTTTCGAGGGAACTTTTACCCAAACGGAGCCTTTCCGGTTTGCAGTGGTGATTGGTCGATTTAACGACCTTGTTACCGGAAAGCTGCTAGAGGGATGTCAAGATTGCTTGAAACGCCACGGTGTAGATCCTAACCCCCAAGGTAATCAGGTTGACTATGTTTGGGTTCCGGGAAGTTTTGAGGTACCTTTAGTAGCTCGTCAACTAGCACTTTCCCATCGTTATGATGCTGTAATTTGTCTAGGTGCAGTTATTCGCGGACAAACACCCCATTTTGATTATGTATCCGCCGAAGTTTCTAAAGGCATTGCCGCCGCTAGCTTTCAAACTGGAGTGCCAGTAATTTTTGGCATTTTGACAGTAGACACTATGCAACAAGCCTTAGAACGGGCAGGCATCAAAGGTAATCATGGTTGGGATTATGCGATGAATGCCCTAGAAATGGCAAGCCTGATGCGGCAACTGCGTTCTAACCTAGCAGAGCCATATTCTCGTAACAGCCAGTCTTTGCCAGCCTCTTTTCAAAGTGCCAGCATCGGCAATTTAACGGCCGAGTCAGAAGAACTAGGCTAA
- the abc-f gene encoding ribosomal protection-like ABC-F family protein: MQKKSILLAENLAYELSLDRTLFQKIQVSIEAGDRIALVGRNGVGKSTLLKILASQISPSIGSVLRNGVVYYLPQISTIRQQITADTVLEFLISISDEWWNIEEILQTQFHTILDLSLSITNLSGGELTKLFLAIGLSQQPNLLLLDEPTNHMDLQALEGLRLFLQNFTGAFVIVSHKPFFLDQVTDVTWELTPDGLKVYRGNFSQYREQKEIELEVAMRSHEVARKEHKHTQATAIQEQQRAAQSSRNGRAKFLNGSIDRMAAGLIKTKAEVSTGTAKKKHELAVAKANQKVAETKVKTTKVTSIQLEEKNQKRRNLINIQGANLRISERLLIQNIQLHISSGDRIAIIGANGSGKSSLVKAILGMENQAAVLESGEVVLAPAMKAVYLDQTYELVNRQCTLLENMQAANPNLSYQLLRQQLGHFLFKYDDVQKSASVLSGGELARLAIAIISISEIDLLILDEPTNNLDIETVEQMLVSINDYQGAIWVISHDIDFLSRINITQSFNLREEALQMTTYLPSTPEKYYRELLECHNICYCRPV, from the coding sequence ATGCAGAAAAAATCAATATTATTAGCTGAGAATTTAGCCTACGAACTCAGCTTGGATAGAACTTTGTTTCAAAAAATCCAGGTGAGTATTGAGGCGGGCGATCGCATTGCTTTAGTCGGTCGCAACGGGGTAGGAAAATCAACCCTCTTAAAGATACTCGCAAGCCAAATTAGCCCCAGCATCGGTTCTGTTTTGCGTAATGGTGTTGTCTACTATTTGCCACAAATCAGCACTATCAGACAACAAATTACAGCAGATACAGTACTTGAATTTTTAATTTCCATCTCAGATGAATGGTGGAATATTGAGGAGATTCTACAAACACAATTCCACACAATACTTGACTTATCTTTATCAATTACTAACTTGAGTGGTGGAGAACTTACAAAACTATTTCTGGCGATCGGATTATCTCAACAGCCTAACTTACTGTTGCTAGATGAGCCAACTAACCACATGGATTTGCAAGCCTTAGAAGGCTTAAGGCTATTTCTCCAAAATTTCACTGGCGCGTTTGTGATTGTCTCACATAAACCTTTCTTCTTAGACCAAGTGACAGATGTTACTTGGGAACTCACACCTGATGGTTTGAAAGTATATAGAGGCAACTTTTCTCAATATCGAGAACAGAAAGAAATAGAGTTAGAGGTGGCTATGCGATCGCACGAAGTCGCCAGAAAGGAACACAAACATACCCAAGCCACGGCTATACAAGAACAGCAACGCGCAGCCCAATCTAGCCGCAACGGTCGCGCCAAGTTTCTGAATGGTAGTATTGATAGAATGGCAGCAGGACTGATTAAAACCAAAGCTGAGGTGTCTACCGGAACTGCAAAAAAGAAACATGAGCTTGCAGTAGCCAAGGCTAATCAAAAGGTTGCAGAGACGAAAGTCAAAACTACGAAAGTTACAAGTATTCAGCTAGAAGAAAAAAATCAAAAACGCCGGAATCTAATTAATATCCAGGGTGCAAATCTTAGGATATCAGAACGTCTCTTGATTCAAAATATTCAACTGCATATCTCCTCTGGCGATCGCATTGCCATTATCGGCGCAAACGGTTCTGGTAAATCGAGTCTGGTAAAGGCAATTTTGGGAATGGAAAACCAAGCAGCAGTTTTGGAGTCAGGTGAGGTTGTGCTTGCACCAGCGATGAAAGCTGTATATCTCGATCAAACCTACGAATTGGTCAATCGACAATGCACACTTTTGGAAAATATGCAAGCTGCTAATCCTAATCTCAGCTATCAGCTTTTGCGTCAACAGTTGGGACACTTTCTCTTTAAATATGATGACGTTCAGAAAAGCGCCTCTGTGCTGAGTGGAGGTGAATTGGCAAGATTAGCGATCGCAATAATCAGTATCTCAGAAATCGATCTTCTCATCCTCGATGAGCCAACTAATAACCTAGATATTGAAACCGTTGAACAAATGCTAGTAAGTATAAATGACTATCAAGGTGCTATTTGGGTAATTTCCCACGATATCGATTTCCTCAGCCGGATTAACATTACTCAAAGTTTCAACTTGAGAGAGGAAGCTTTGCAAATGACAACCTATTTACCCAGTACACCAGAGAAATATTATCGAGAATTGCTGGAATGTCACAATATATGTTATTGCAGACCGGTGTAA
- a CDS encoding ABC1 kinase family protein yields the protein MEQGYSEKAYRWNREKYSSRRRFVDIWSFVLTLLFKLWLYNKSWSYPGGVTEVKQAARRKTQAVWIRNTLLDLGPTFIKVGQLFSTRADIFPGEYVEELAKLQDKVPAFSYEQVEATIEKELGKKIPELFHNFEPIPLAAASLGQVHKAVLHTGESVVVKVQRPGLKKLFEIDLQILKGITRYFQNHPKWGRGRDWLGIYEECCRILWEEIDYLNEGRNADTFRRNFRGYDWVNVPRVYWRYASSRVLTLEYLPGIKISQYEALEAAGLDRKLIARQGAQAYLLQLLNSGFFHADPHPGNIAISASGALIFYDFGMMGRIKSNVREGLMQTLFGIAQKDGDRVVQSLIDLGAIAPTDDIGPVRRSVQYMLDHFMDKPFENQSVAAISDDLYEIAYNQPFRFPATFTFVMRAFSTLEGVGKGLDPEFNFMEVAKPYAMQLMTDMNGSEGNTFINELSRQAAQVSSTAFGLPRRLEDTLEKLERGDMRLRVRSIETERLLRRQSSIQLSMSYALLISGFTLSATILVVGNHVWWALLPGLIALGISAILIRLILRLDRYDRMH from the coding sequence ATGGAACAAGGTTATTCAGAGAAGGCATACCGTTGGAATCGGGAAAAATACTCTAGCAGACGGCGTTTTGTGGACATTTGGTCTTTTGTCTTGACCTTATTGTTCAAACTTTGGCTATACAACAAATCTTGGAGTTATCCGGGTGGCGTGACTGAGGTAAAGCAAGCTGCAAGACGCAAAACCCAAGCAGTCTGGATTCGCAATACCCTGCTGGATTTAGGCCCAACCTTCATTAAAGTTGGGCAACTATTTTCTACCCGTGCTGATATCTTCCCTGGTGAATATGTAGAAGAACTAGCCAAATTACAAGACAAAGTACCGGCATTTAGCTATGAGCAAGTAGAAGCGACCATTGAGAAAGAATTAGGCAAAAAAATTCCTGAACTTTTCCATAATTTTGAACCGATTCCTTTAGCTGCTGCTAGCTTGGGGCAAGTACACAAAGCTGTGCTACATACTGGAGAATCGGTTGTTGTGAAAGTGCAACGCCCTGGATTAAAGAAATTATTTGAAATAGATTTACAAATTCTCAAGGGAATTACCCGCTACTTTCAAAACCATCCCAAATGGGGACGGGGAAGAGATTGGTTAGGTATTTACGAAGAATGTTGTCGCATTCTTTGGGAAGAAATTGATTATCTTAACGAAGGTCGTAACGCCGATACTTTTCGCCGGAACTTTCGCGGCTACGATTGGGTGAATGTCCCAAGAGTATACTGGCGTTATGCTAGTTCCAGAGTGCTGACTTTAGAATATCTCCCTGGAATTAAAATTAGCCAATACGAAGCTTTAGAAGCAGCTGGTTTGGATCGAAAGTTGATCGCTCGTCAAGGCGCTCAAGCCTACTTACTACAGTTACTCAATAGCGGCTTTTTCCACGCCGATCCTCACCCAGGGAATATTGCCATTAGTGCAAGTGGCGCTCTAATATTCTACGATTTCGGCATGATGGGGCGGATTAAATCCAATGTGCGCGAAGGACTGATGCAAACACTGTTTGGTATCGCTCAAAAAGATGGCGATCGCGTTGTCCAATCTCTGATCGATTTAGGCGCGATCGCCCCAACCGATGACATAGGCCCAGTCCGGCGTTCCGTCCAGTACATGCTGGATCATTTCATGGATAAGCCGTTTGAAAATCAGTCGGTGGCGGCAATCAGTGACGACCTTTATGAAATAGCTTATAATCAGCCATTTAGATTTCCAGCAACCTTCACTTTTGTGATGCGAGCCTTTTCTACTCTAGAAGGAGTAGGCAAAGGTTTAGATCCAGAGTTTAACTTTATGGAAGTTGCCAAACCTTATGCAATGCAGCTTATGACCGATATGAATGGTTCTGAGGGGAATACCTTTATTAATGAATTAAGTCGTCAAGCGGCTCAGGTAAGTAGTACTGCCTTTGGTCTACCACGTAGGTTAGAGGATACGCTAGAAAAGCTAGAACGGGGAGACATGCGCCTCCGCGTTCGGTCTATAGAAACTGAACGGCTATTGCGGCGCCAAAGCAGTATTCAGCTCTCAATGAGCTATGCTCTGTTAATTAGTGGTTTCACACTTTCAGCTACGATCTTAGTGGTTGGCAATCATGTATGGTGGGCACTGCTGCCTGGGTTAATTGCACTAGGGATTTCAGCGATCCTGATCAGACTAATTTTACGCCTTGACCGTTACGATCGTATGCATTAA
- a CDS encoding Uma2 family endonuclease → MQTQTPKTYYTPEEYLQLEETSESKNEYRDGEIVSMPGGTTNHNEIAGNFYANFKLTMRGKNYKIYMGDVKLWIQRYRIYIYPDVMVISGKPIYEGNGTTQVTNPSIIVEVLSNSTQNYDRTNKFRFYRSIPELQEYIMIDQYEYLVEQFTKNANGQWVLTEYESVDAILSLQSIDFQISFSDIYQGVSLETEE, encoded by the coding sequence ATGCAAACACAAACACCAAAAACATACTACACCCCAGAGGAATATTTACAACTAGAGGAGACATCAGAATCTAAAAATGAATATAGAGATGGAGAAATAGTTTCTATGCCTGGTGGTACGACTAATCACAATGAAATCGCAGGTAATTTTTATGCCAATTTTAAATTGACGATGCGGGGTAAAAATTACAAAATATACATGGGTGATGTCAAATTGTGGATACAGCGTTATCGGATTTACATCTATCCAGATGTGATGGTAATTTCGGGAAAACCAATATATGAAGGAAATGGCACTACTCAAGTGACAAATCCTTCAATTATTGTAGAAGTCTTGTCCAACTCGACCCAAAACTACGATAGAACCAATAAATTTAGATTTTATCGTTCCATTCCCGAACTACAAGAATATATAATGATTGACCAATATGAATATCTGGTTGAGCAGTTTACTAAAAATGCTAATGGTCAATGGGTATTAACTGAATACGAATCAGTGGATGCAATTTTATCGCTCCAGTCAATAGACTTTCAAATTTCCTTCAGCGATATTTATCAAGGAGTTAGTTTGGAAACAGAAGAATAA
- a CDS encoding glutamate-5-semialdehyde dehydrogenase, producing the protein MTVEVLDDHPEPITSAQRAYQASLKLGITKGADRSRAVLAMAQALERSFDDILEANTLDLEASREMAVPELILDWLKLTPTRLEMTVDILQRLGELSDPLRRVRTADYQLGDSQSYTQLMPLGVIGFIYEAFPDLGAIAAGYCIKTGNSIILKGSTEASHSNAAIAEALQNAIAEVGLPPGCVEPIAAEGGASIRDLVTQDQYVNLVIPYGRTSLIQQVVRQSTCPVLKSAMGNCYLYWSLNSSLEMVRWMILDSHQSEPDRVNAIEKVLIHRQALPSSLAVLWNSLMEKGFEIKGDAELVQAFPQLHLVKEGEWGNPYLTKTVAFKLVDSLEGAIAWINEHSSGHADSIVTESYQESRQFALGVNSASTYINTSPRFSRNPSRGDSVFLGMSNQKGHRRGFISLETLTTVKHIVQGNGRF; encoded by the coding sequence ATGACTGTTGAAGTTTTAGATGACCACCCCGAACCAATTACTAGCGCCCAACGAGCCTATCAAGCTTCGCTAAAGTTGGGGATCACAAAGGGAGCAGATCGAAGTCGTGCAGTATTGGCGATGGCACAAGCGCTTGAGCGCTCATTTGACGACATTCTCGAAGCCAATACCTTGGATTTAGAAGCTAGTCGAGAAATGGCAGTGCCAGAGTTGATATTAGACTGGCTAAAGCTGACTCCCACAAGGCTAGAGATGACAGTAGACATTCTACAACGGTTGGGGGAATTATCAGATCCGTTGCGGCGCGTCAGAACTGCTGATTATCAACTAGGAGATTCCCAGAGTTACACCCAATTAATGCCCTTGGGAGTGATTGGATTTATTTATGAAGCATTCCCTGATTTAGGGGCGATCGCAGCGGGTTATTGCATCAAAACTGGCAATAGTATAATTCTCAAAGGCAGTACTGAAGCTAGCCATTCCAACGCCGCTATCGCTGAGGCACTGCAAAATGCGATCGCAGAAGTTGGTCTACCTCCGGGCTGTGTAGAACCGATCGCAGCCGAAGGTGGTGCTTCCATTCGGGATTTAGTCACCCAAGACCAATACGTAAATCTAGTTATTCCCTACGGACGTACTAGCTTGATACAGCAGGTAGTGCGACAGTCAACTTGTCCAGTATTAAAATCAGCGATGGGTAACTGTTACCTCTACTGGTCGCTAAATTCCAGCTTAGAAATGGTGCGCTGGATGATTCTTGATAGCCATCAAAGCGAACCCGATCGAGTTAATGCGATTGAAAAGGTACTCATTCATCGTCAAGCCTTGCCATCATCCTTAGCAGTTCTGTGGAACAGCTTGATGGAAAAAGGCTTTGAAATTAAAGGTGATGCGGAACTAGTACAAGCTTTTCCTCAGTTACACCTAGTGAAGGAGGGCGAATGGGGAAACCCTTATTTAACGAAGACAGTAGCTTTTAAACTGGTAGATAGCTTAGAGGGTGCGATCGCCTGGATTAATGAACACAGCAGCGGTCATGCCGACTCTATCGTTACTGAATCCTATCAGGAAAGTCGGCAGTTTGCTTTAGGAGTTAACAGTGCCTCTACCTACATCAACACTTCCCCGCGTTTTTCCCGCAACCCCTCGCGGGGAGATTCGGTGTTTCTCGGTATGTCTAACCAAAAAGGTCATCGTCGGGGATTTATCAGCCTGGAAACTTTGACCACCGTCAAGCACATTGTTCAGGGAAATGGCAGATTTTAA
- the psbZ gene encoding photosystem II reaction center protein PsbZ yields the protein MTIIFQFALIGLVLLSFILVVGVPVAYATPQNWGESKKLIWVGSGVWIGLVFLVGLLNFFVV from the coding sequence ATGACCATAATATTCCAATTTGCCTTGATAGGTCTAGTCCTATTGTCTTTTATCCTGGTTGTGGGCGTTCCTGTTGCTTATGCCACTCCCCAAAATTGGGGTGAATCTAAAAAACTGATCTGGGTTGGCTCTGGTGTCTGGATTGGTTTGGTATTTTTAGTTGGTTTGTTAAACTTTTTTGTCGTGTAG